The Gemmatimonadaceae bacterium genomic interval ACGCGCTGGGCGAGGACGTCCCGGAGACGATCGGCTACCGCCTCGGCAAATCGTGCGTGTATCCGTACTACGACTACTTCGCCTGCCGAGAACTGCACGCGAGAGGTGAGCTGACCACGTTCGAGTGGATGTCGTCGTGGCTGCGGTCCACCCAGCCGGTCTTGCGCTGGAGCGATCCCTTTCCCGCGTTCAGCGAAACGGCCACGCTCCTCAAGCGGCGCGTGGCCTCCTACCTGCGTCGCGCCGGCTGATGGGGTGGGACGTCGAGGTCCGAGCCCTCGAGCAAGATGCGTGGCCAGCGTGGGAGAAGTTCGTGGCGAGCGCGCCCGGAGGAAGCGTCTACAGTCTTCCCGGCTACCTCGACGCGCTGTGCACCGCCGGCGGCGGACGCTTCCGAATTCTCGGCGTGATGCGCGGCGAGGAGATCGTCGGCGGGGTCGCGCTGTACGAGCGAACCTCGCGCGGCGGGCCGTTCGTCTCTCCGCGCCTCCTCTTGTACTACAACGGCGTCGTCGTCCGGCGGTATGAGACGTCGTACCCGTCCGAGGCGACCGCGCGCCATGTGAAGATTCTCACGGCGCTGGAGACGGCGCTGTCGGGAATGCAGCTCGGCAGCATCAACCTCCGCTCGCGTGGGCTGCACGACGTGCGACCGTTCGTTTCGAAGGGATGGAGCGTCGCGCCGAGCTACAGCTACGTCGTCCCGCTCGACCTCGCGGCGGCGTGGGGAAAAGTCGAACAGAATCTGCGCCGGCTCATCGATCGCGCGCGCAACGCCGGCATGACGCTGAGCGACGCCGATGATTCGTTCGACGACTTCTTCCGGTTGCACGAGGCGACGCTCGACCGCCATGGCGCGGGTGTCTATTTACCTCGCGAGGCGTTCCGCAAGTTCTGCGGCGCGCTCGGGCGAAACGGCTTGGGCAAGCTGTATCAGGTTCGAACAAAGGACGGCGCTCCGGCCGCCGCGCAGCTGGTCCTGCTCGGACCGCACTCGGTGAGTCATACCGCGTGCGCCGGAGCGGACCCCGAGCTCAACAAACAGGGCGCATCGGCATTCCTGCGTTGGAGCGCCTTCGAGACGCTGTCCGCGCTCGGCTACAAAGGAAACGACCTCACCGACGCGTCGCTCAATCCGGTCACTCACTTCAAGAGCCAACTCGGCGGGACGCTCGAGCTTTCGCTCGTGCTCCAGAGTCCGCGCTCGCGTCGCTACGTCTGGAACGAACGGGCCGACACCGCGGTCGCGCGCGCGCGAAGCCGGGCGGGCGCGCTCGTGAGACGCATCGCGCGGCGCGGTGCAAACGGGAGCGAGGGAAGCGCGTGACTCCGCGCACGGGCGCCGAAGCATTCTGCGATGCGTTGCAACGCGACGGCGTCGAGTGCGTGTTCGGGTTGCCCGGCACGCAAACGGTCGAGATCTACGACGCGCTGCGCTCGAGCCGCATCCGTTCCATCGTGCCGACGCACGAGTTGGCCGCCGCCTTCATGGCCAACGGCTACGCTCGCGCCTCGGGGGCGCCGGGCGTTCTGATCACGATCTCCGGCCCGGGCGTCGCATTCGCGGCCGCCGGCTTGGTCGAGGCGAAGCTGGACGGCGTTCCACTCGTTCACTTCACGATCGCGCCGGCGACGGGACCGACGGGCGAGCCGTCGTTTCAAGCGTTCGATCAGGCGGCCTTCGCCCGCCCGATCGTCAAGGCCGTGCTGCGAGCCGACGAGCGCGAAGAAATTCCGAGAGTCGTCCGCGAAGCGCTCACGATGTCGATGGCGCCGGAGCCGGGCCCGGTATTCGTCGAGTTTTCGGCGCGCGCGTTGCGCGAGCGAGCTACTGATTCAACCGCGACGATCGCCGACGCTGACGAATCGAAGAGCGCGGCGGATGATCCTTCGCTCGACGAGTTGGTGGAGGCTGTCGCATCGGCGACGCGGCCCGTGTTCTACATCGCGTGCGACTGCAGCGGATCGGCCGACGCGCTGGCGAACGTCGCGGCGCTCGGTCGTATTCCGGTGCTCGTCCCCGCACCGTCTCGCGGCGTCATGCCGGAAGACCACGCGTGGTCGCTGTGCTGCGACGATCAGCGCACGTCGTTCGATCACATCCAGACTGTCGTTTCGAGCGCGGACCTCGTCGTCGTCGTCGGCACGCGGCTCAGCCACGTCGCGACGGCGGGCTTTCGACTGAAGCTTTCCCCCGAGCGCGTGGTCTGCGTGTCGGATTCGGGCGCGACCCTCCCGCACGGATATTCCGCGCGCGCGTACGCGTCTTCGTCGCCATCTCGGGCGTTCGCGCGTCTTTTGGCTTCGTCGCCACGCTTCGGATCGACGTGGTCGGCGAACGAGGTGGCGCAATTGCAACGTGGCTTCGGCTCGGCCACGCCAACGGATCCCCCCGAACCGGTCGTCGAGGGAGGAACGCCGGCCGCCTTCTTCGGCGCGCTGCGCGCCGCGCTCCCGCGCGACGCATTTCTCGTCACCGACTCGGGTCTCCATCAAGTGCTGGCCCGCCGGCACTACACGGTGTTGTCGCCGCGCGGGTTCTTGTATCCGAGCGACCTTCAGTCGATGGGGTTCGGGCTTCCCGCGGCGATCGGCGCCAAGCTTGCCGCTCCCTCGCGAACGGTCGTCGTCGTGATGGGTGACGGCGGACTCGCGATGACCGGACTCGAGTTGCTGACGGCGGCACGCGAGCAGATTCCGGTCGTCGTCGTCGTGTTCAACGACGGCCAGCTCAACCTGATTCGTCTTCAGCAGCTCAAGGAATTCGGACGCGCGAGCGGCGTCGAGCTGCTCGTTCCCGACCTCGAGCAGTTCGCCGACGCGGT includes:
- a CDS encoding GNAT family N-acetyltransferase; protein product: MASAPGGSVYSLPGYLDALCTAGGGRFRILGVMRGEEIVGGVALYERTSRGGPFVSPRLLLYYNGVVVRRYETSYPSEATARHVKILTALETALSGMQLGSINLRSRGLHDVRPFVSKGWSVAPSYSYVVPLDLAAAWGKVEQNLRRLIDRARNAGMTLSDADDSFDDFFRLHEATLDRHGAGVYLPREAFRKFCGALGRNGLGKLYQVRTKDGAPAAAQLVLLGPHSVSHTACAGADPELNKQGASAFLRWSAFETLSALGYKGNDLTDASLNPVTHFKSQLGGTLELSLVLQSPRSRRYVWNERADTAVARARSRAGALVRRIARRGANGSEGSA
- a CDS encoding thiamine pyrophosphate-binding protein: MTPRTGAEAFCDALQRDGVECVFGLPGTQTVEIYDALRSSRIRSIVPTHELAAAFMANGYARASGAPGVLITISGPGVAFAAAGLVEAKLDGVPLVHFTIAPATGPTGEPSFQAFDQAAFARPIVKAVLRADEREEIPRVVREALTMSMAPEPGPVFVEFSARALRERATDSTATIADADESKSAADDPSLDELVEAVASATRPVFYIACDCSGSADALANVAALGRIPVLVPAPSRGVMPEDHAWSLCCDDQRTSFDHIQTVVSSADLVVVVGTRLSHVATAGFRLKLSPERVVCVSDSGATLPHGYSARAYASSSPSRAFARLLASSPRFGSTWSANEVAQLQRGFGSATPTDPPEPVVEGGTPAAFFGALRAALPRDAFLVTDSGLHQVLARRHYTVLSPRGFLYPSDLQSMGFGLPAAIGAKLAAPSRTVVVVMGDGGLAMTGLELLTAAREQIPVVVVVFNDGQLNLIRLQQLKEFGRASGVELLVPDLEQFADAVGARYFTAANDFAEAMAAAIAENGPALIEVAVGDSRTIAGVRAKSLARETMRKVVGPGVVSWLKRLR